Proteins encoded together in one Vitis vinifera cultivar Pinot Noir 40024 chromosome 4, ASM3070453v1 window:
- the LOC100250894 gene encoding derlin-1 isoform X1, protein MSTPAEFYNSLPPISKAYGTMCLVATTAFHLGLFPPMYTALIYELVFKHFQVWRLVTNFFFLGKFSINFGIRLLMIARYGVQLEKGVFERRTADFLWMMIFGALTLLVLSAIPLLWTPFLGVSLVFMLLYVWSREFPNAQINLYGLVQLKAFYFPWAMLALDVIFGSQILPDLLGIVAGHLYYFLTVLHPLSTGKNILKTPRWVYPCLCFHFEIPFPSLANKPLITKIKCKIQLMSHLVLAIKSIINLYTVYSL, encoded by the exons ATGTCGACTCCAGCAGA ATTCTATAATTCTCTTCCACCCATAAGCAAGGCTTATGGGACCATGTGTTTGGTTGCCACTACAGCATTCCATTTGGGATTGTTTCCGCCTATGTATACCGCTTTAATATATGAATTGGTATTCAAGCATTTTCAG GTGTGGAGGCTTGTTacaaacttttttttccttggaaaattttcaatcaattttggaATTCGCCTCTTAATGAT AGCCAGATATGGGGTCCAGCTGGAGAAGGGAGTATTTGAAAGGCGCACGGCAGATTTCTTGTGGATGATGATATTTGGAGCTCTGACATTGCTG GTATTATCAGCAATCCCTCTGTTGTGGACTCCCTTCTTAGGGGTTTCATTGGTATTCATGCTTCTATATGTCTGGAGCAGGGAGTTTCCGAATGCCCAAATTAACTTATATGGACTTGTTCAACTCAAG GCATTTTATTTCCCTTGGGCAATGCTTGCTTTGGATGTTATTTTTGGTTCACAGATTCTGCCAGACCTGTTGGGAATTGTTGCAGGGCATCTATACTATTTTTTGACGGTGCTGCATCCTCTTTCCACAGGGAAGAACATATTAAAAACTCCAAGATGGGTGTATCCttgtttatgttttcattttgaaattccatTCCCCAGCTTGGCTAACAAaccattaataacaaaaataaaatgcaaaataCAACTGATGTCCCATCTTGTATTGGCTATAAAATCTATCATAAATCTGTACACTGTCTACTCACTTTGA
- the LOC100250894 gene encoding derlin-1 isoform X2 has product MSTPAEFYNSLPPISKAYGTMCLVATTAFHLGLFPPMYTALIYELVFKHFQVWRLVTNFFFLGKFSINFGIRLLMIARYGVQLEKGVFERRTADFLWMMIFGALTLLVLSAIPLLWTPFLGVSLVFMLLYVWSREFPNAQINLYGLVQLKAFYFPWAMLALDVIFGSQILPDLLGIVAGHLYYFLTVLHPLSTGKNILKTPRWVHKLVARFRIGYPTTAPAQPERAAGVAFRGRGYRLNG; this is encoded by the exons ATGTCGACTCCAGCAGA ATTCTATAATTCTCTTCCACCCATAAGCAAGGCTTATGGGACCATGTGTTTGGTTGCCACTACAGCATTCCATTTGGGATTGTTTCCGCCTATGTATACCGCTTTAATATATGAATTGGTATTCAAGCATTTTCAG GTGTGGAGGCTTGTTacaaacttttttttccttggaaaattttcaatcaattttggaATTCGCCTCTTAATGAT AGCCAGATATGGGGTCCAGCTGGAGAAGGGAGTATTTGAAAGGCGCACGGCAGATTTCTTGTGGATGATGATATTTGGAGCTCTGACATTGCTG GTATTATCAGCAATCCCTCTGTTGTGGACTCCCTTCTTAGGGGTTTCATTGGTATTCATGCTTCTATATGTCTGGAGCAGGGAGTTTCCGAATGCCCAAATTAACTTATATGGACTTGTTCAACTCAAG GCATTTTATTTCCCTTGGGCAATGCTTGCTTTGGATGTTATTTTTGGTTCACAGATTCTGCCAGACCTGTTGGGAATTGTTGCAGGGCATCTATACTATTTTTTGACGGTGCTGCATCCTCTTTCCACAGGGAAGAACATATTAAAAACTCCAAGATGGGT GCATAAACTGGTTGCCCGCTTCAGAATTGGATATCCGACAACTGCACCTGCCCAGCCTGAACGGGCAGCCGGCGTGGCTTTCAGAGGAAGAGGTTACCGGCTAAATGGATGA
- the LOC104878976 gene encoding pentatricopeptide repeat-containing protein At3g62890: MAQVLQIQAQLITSPIPSSVVDPNLIAVKLIGACADHANVRQAALIFAHLASPNIFAHNATLKALAQNSHWFHAIQFFNHQVSSPNAPNPDEFTFTSVLKACAGLAHVVNGQKIHAMVTKQGFESNLFVRNSLIDMYFKAGYLLLARHLFDEMFVRDVVSWNTLVSGYCLCGCADDARWVFDRMREKNFVSWSTLISGYARMGRLEDARRLFDEMPERNVVCWNAMIAGYAQNEKYSDAIEVFRMMQQFGGVVPNDVTLVSVLPACAHLGALDLGKWIDGFISRREMALGLFLGNALADMYAKCGCITEARRVFNKMEERDVISWSIIICGLAMYGHADEAFGCFYEMLDCGEKPNDVVFMGLLTACTHAGLVKKGLNCFNTMDKEYGVSPKVEHYGCVVDLLSRAGELDKAEDMISSMPMKPNVIIWGALLGGCRIYRDSGRGQRVVQHILELDSDHSGSYVYLANVYSSMGRLDDAAKCRLRMRENGVLKTPGCSWIEVDNTVHEFFMGDLSHPESNKIYSMIRELMWKMKLAGYKPKTDLVVHSIDEEEKEDALSIHSEKLAIAFGLISTSEGTTIRVVKNLRICNDCHDAAKIISGIVKREIIVRDRSRFHHFKDGVCSCSDYW; encoded by the coding sequence ATGGCGCAGGTCCTCCAAATCCAAGCTCAGCTGATCACCTCTCCAATCCCCTCCTCCGTCGTCGACCCAAACCTCATCGCCGTCAAGCTCATTGGCGCTTGCGCCGACCACGCTAACGTGCGCCAGGCCGCTCTCATCTTCGCCCACCTCGCCAGCCCCAATATATTCGCCCACAACGCCACTCTCAAAGCTTTAGCTCAAAACAGTCACTGGTTCCATGCAATCCAGTTCTTTAACCACCAAGTTTCATCGCCCAATGCCCCGAACCCAGATGAGTTCACTTTCACTTCTGTGCTCAAGGCCTGTGCTGGCCTTGCCCACGTTGTCAACGGCCAGAAAATCCACGCCATGGTCACCAAACAAGGGTTTGAATCCAATCTCTTTGTTCGGAATTCGCTCATAGATATGTATTTCAAAGCGGGTTATCTTTTGCTTGCACGGCATCTGTTCGATGAAATGTTTGTGAGAGATGTGGTTTCTTGGAACACTTTGGTTTCTGGGTATTGCTTGTGTGGGTGTGCGGACGACGCTAGATGGGTGTTTGATAGGATGCGCGAGAAGAATTTCGTTTCTTGGTCGACGTTGATAAGCGGGTATGCGCGGATGGGTAGATTGGAGGATGCTCGGCGGCTTTTTGATGAGATGCCGGAGAGGAATGTGGTTTGTTGGAATGCCATGATTGCAGGGTATGCACAGAATGAGAAGTACAGTGATGCTATTGAGGTGTTCCGGATGATGCAACAATTCGGTGGTGTGGTGCCAAATGATGTTACCCTTGTTAGTGTGTTGCCGGCTTGCGCGCATCTTGGTGCACTTGATCTGGGGAAGTGGATTGATGGATTTATCAGTCGGAGAGAGATGGCCTTGGGCTTGTTCTTGGGGAATGCACTGGCAGATATGTATGCAAAGTGTGGATGCATAACGGAGGCTAGAAGGGTATTCAATAAGATGGAAGAGAGAGATGTGATCTCATGGAGTATAATCATATGTGGGTTGGCCATGTACGGACATGCAGATGAAGCTTTTGGATGCTTTTATGAAATGCTGGACTGTGGAGAAAAGCCAAATGATGTTGTTTTCATGGGATTGTTAACAGCATGTACTCATGCAGGGTTGGTCAAGAAGGGGCTCAATTGTTTCAATACTATGGACAAGGAGTATGGAGTCAGCCCAAAGGTTGAACATTATGGTTGTGTGGTTGATCTTCTCAGCCGTGCTGGTGAACTCGACAAAGCAGAGGATATGATCAGCTCAATGCCTATGAAACCCAATGTCATAATTTGGGGTGCATTGCTTGGTGGTTGTCGGATTTACAGGGACAGTGGAAGAGGACAGCGAGTCGTTCAACATATTCTTGAGCTAGATTCTGACCATTCTGGAAGCTATGTTTATCTCGCCAATGTTTATTCTTCAATGGGTAGATTAGATGATGCTGCAAAGTGCAGGTTGAGAATGCGAGAGAATGGGGTGCTGAAAACCCCTGGATGCAGCTGGATAGAGGTGGACAACACAGTACATGAGTTCTTCATGGGAGATTTATCACACCCAGAGTCTAACAAGATATATTCAATGATAAGAGAATTAATGTGGAAAATGAAGCTAGCTGGGTACAAACCCAAAACTGACCTCGTAGTGCATAGCATtgatgaagaagagaaggagGATGCTTTGTCAATTCACAGTGAGAAGTTGGCAATTGCATTTGGGCTTATCAGCACTAGTGAAGGAACCACAATTCGAGTTGTTAAGAATCTACGAATTTGTAATGACTGTCATGATGCAGCAAAGATAATTTCTGGGATTGTGAAGCGGGAGATTATTGTGCGGGATCGTAGCCGCTTCCATCATTTTAAAGATGGGGTATGTTCTTGCAGTGACTATTGGTAG
- the LOC100261121 gene encoding profilin-1, with amino-acid sequence MSWQTYVDDHLMCEIEGNHLTAAAILGQDGSVWAQSATFPQFKPEEITAIMTDFAEPGTLAPTGLYLGGTKYMVIQGEPGAVIRGKKGSGGACIKKTIQALIIGIYDEPLTPGQCNMIVERLGDYLIDQGL; translated from the exons ATGTCGTGGCAAACCTATGTTGATGACCATCTCATGTGCGAAATTGAAGGCAATCATCTCACTGCCGCTGCTATCCTCGGCCAAGACGGCAGCGTTTGGGCTCAGAGTGCCACCTTCCCTCAG TTCAAGCCCGAAGAAATTACTGCCATAATGACTGATTTTGCTGAGCCTGGTACGCTTGCACCAACTGGCTTATACCTTGGTGGCACAAAGTATATGGTGATCCAAGGTGAACCAGGGGCTGTCATTCGAGGCAAAAAG GGCTCTGGTGGTGCCTGTATTAAGAAGACCATTCAGGCTTTGATCATTGGTATATATGATGAGCCTCTGACTCCTGGTCAGTGCAACATGATTGTTGAAAGGCTGGGTGATTATCTCATTGATCAGGGTCTTTAG